Part of the Candidatus Stygibacter australis genome, ATCAATTGCATTCTACAGGAATTAAGGAATCTGAACTGGATAAGCTTTATTATGATCTGGAAATTCCACTCCTGTTTACCTTAGCTGAAATGGAAAGCAAAGGTGTCTATCTGGATCAAAAGTTTTTGAAGAAACTTTCATCCCAGGTTCAGGGAACTATTGGAAAACTTACTAAGGAAATATATGAAATTTCCGAGGTGCAATTTAATCTTAATTCCACTCAACAATTGGGCAAAATCTTATTTGATAAGCTGGAAATCCCTCCGGTGAAGAAAACTAAATCAGGTTATTCCACTGATCAAAGCGTGCTTGAAAAGCTGGCACCAGAACATGAGATTGCCCGTCTGCTCTTAGAATACAGAATGCTCAATAAACTTCTGAATACCTATATTAATGCCCTGCCTGCTCTTGTGAATCCCCTTACCGGTAGGATTCATTCTTCCTTTAATCAGACAATTGCTTCCACGGGCAGACTTTCTTCTTCTAATCCCAATCTGCAGAATATTCCTATTCGTACTAAATTAGGTAAGGAAGTTCGCAAAGCATTTTGTGCTTCACATAAGGGTTGGTCTATAGTTTCTGCTGATTATTCGCAGATCGAGCTTAGGATCTTTGCCATATTAACTCGTGATGATACTTTGATCAAAACCTTCCAGGCTGATAAAGATATTCACAGTAAAACTGCCAGCTTGATCTATAAAATTGCAGAGTCTGAAGTTACTCCAGAACAGAGACGTTATGCAAAAATCATTAATTTTGGCTTGTTATATGGCATGGGTGCTTACAGAATATCAAATGAACTCTCTATCTCTCGCAAAGATGCTCAGAAATTTATTGATGACTATTTCCAGAATTTCCCTTCTGTCAGGAACTTCATCGATGTTCATCTGCTGGAAGCTGCTGAAAAGGGATATGTGGAAACTATTCTAAGACGCAAACTCTCTTTACCTGATCTGAATAGCTCAAACAGGCAATTACGCGAAGCTGCCCAAAGAGTAGCAGTGAATATGCCTGTTCAAGGTAGTGCTGCAGATGTTATCAAAATTGCCATGAATAGACTGCATAAGTTTTTCGAAAATAGACCTGAGATAAAAATGCTCATCCAGGTTCATGATGAACTGGTATTTGAGATCAGGGATGACGTGATGGATGAGGCATTGGAAGTGATAAAAAATACTATGGAATCTGCCATACCAGATGAGTTTAAAGGGATTGTTCCTCTGAAAGTTGAAATCGGGGTAGGATCAAACTGGTTCGAAGCGCACTAAAATATATTCAGCAAATCACCATTCATAAGATAAAATTCTATTCTTACCAGCCAAAACCTTGCGAATGGTGCCTGCACCTCCGCAATGGTTGATCAGAGGGAAGAAGAACATAAACAAAAGCCAATATACGATTTAGCGTTATTAGTAGCTTGCTCATATCGGTCAACCATTGCGGAGGTCTATGGACCATTCGCAAGGTTTTAGAAAGTCTTCTCCGAAATTGGATATTTCCGTCCATTCTCCGCTAATAAGATAAAATTCTATTCTAATAACAGCAATCGGCACTGATAAAGCCAGATGCATAAGTTTTGTATAATCCTTCTCGGTGGTTAAAATGTATGGCTCTCCGCAGAAATTAGTGGGTAGACAATAAAACAAAGGTCATCTGAATAGCTTCAAATTAGCAAAAGAAGTTTCAGTTACAAATTGGGGGATATGGGTGCAGAAGAATATCATGTTTTAGGTGAGGATGAAGATAAAAGTGAGAAATTGGAGAAAAAGCTTTTATTCAGTAGAAACGTTGCAGCAATATATGAAAATAATAATGATATTTTATATGGTGAAGAAGAATATTGATACACTTGTAACCCACAGGGAACCCACAGGGAGGGTACAGGGAGAATAATTGGGACAGAGAAAATAGTTAAATAATGACATTTCAGATATTTATGATCAAAAAGCATATAAAATGAGATAAAATGCGAAAAGTGTAACATATAGTCTAAAATATATAATGAGTAAAATTGTAAAGACAGGAAGTGAACGAGTGTATGGTGATATGATAAATAGCCGGGTATTTACTATGCGAAAGATAAATTACTAAATATAGTTCCTTGCGATAATTTTGAAATCTGCCACTAATTTTTGCTGAGAGCCAAATGTATTTTATCTGACTATCTTCTATGGCGAGTATATATTACGCCATTCTTCTAAATCAGGAACTTCAATCGGCTCTTTATTTTTATCTTAATCATCATACCACTTTATACGGGAAATAGAAAAATATCACTGTATTTTGTTTCAAGTTCAATTATTATTTTATACTATATATCACATTATTAACATTGTTAGATTATGTGAGATCATAAAAGATAAAAAAATAAAAAAATTGAGTGATGTTGTCACACTTTGGCAAATTCAGGGACTATATATATATAGAGATGATTTTAATTATAAGAATTTTTACGAGATTGTTAATAGATTGATAGTTATTTTGAAGAAAATATCATTGGCAAGATGAAAATGATATTGCGATATAAATAAATTAAACAGGAGGTATTTAAAATGACAAAAGTTAGAATTAACAGAAATGAGTTTTTAGTTCTGATCTGCATGATTATGTTTACTCTGCTAAGTTATGATCTATTATGCGTTGATACATTAGGTAACCAGGATGTTATTATTCCTGAAAAGTACAGTGCTGATGCAGAGACCATAATTACAGCGATGGAGAATACAAAACACGAAGATTCTCATCAAGAGCTGAGAGATAACCGATTACTTAGTCCTGAATTAGTAATCATTACGACTGATGCACTGGAAACTGATTTTGAAGAGTTTGCTGAGCTCAAGACTGAAGAAGGAATAGTAACAGAAATATTCACATTGACAACCACGGGCACAACTTCAACTGCAATAAGAAGTTGGCTGGAAACTCGAAAAACAACATATGCAAGTTTGCAATATGTTATAATCGGAGGTAGTATTGATTTAGTTCCGGCACATCAAATAGTCTATGATCATGCAGGAAGTACCATTTCTGCATCAACTGATTTTTATTATAGTAATGTATTATCAGCCTGGCCCCAGAATGATGATATCATGGCAATAGTTACTGATATTGATCTTTATGTTGGTAGATTACCTGTACGGAATTCTGATGAAGTTGAGAATTTTATAACTAAGTACCGGAATTATCGGACCAATTATATTGATAATACTGACAGGATGAGTTTTATATCCACTAATGTTCCTCGAGATGCATCATATGATTTATACGATTCCTATGTAAGTGATATAATGACACATACCGGGGCTAATATTGTCAACGAATTCTTGTTATGTGAAGATTTAGTTGATATCGTTAATGGCGCCGCTACTGAAGTAGTGAATGTGCTTCAGGACAGGGATTACTCTTTTTTATATGGAGTTTGGCATGGAGTGGATCAATTTACAATCCTGGACAGTGAGTTTGATCATAACGATTCAGCATACTTGCAGGGTTTTGGGCCTCATATGCAATCTCTAAGCATAAATACTAATAGAGTGGAGGAAGGGAGTTGTGAATATGGGGAAGAGATAAATGGCGAATGGCAATATTTCTACACAATTTCAGATGAATGTTACCTGCAGCTTGAAGACGTTTTACCAGAGACTTATGGGAATACATACGTTACCTGGATAGCATCCTGTAGGACAATGGATTTGAATTATGTAAGTTTTTCACAAGACTGTGCAAGAGATGAACAGGATGAGATTATCTGTAATTTGGATGAAAATGGCTGGTCCGACTATTGGGTGAACACTGCACCTGTGACGGTCTATAATGATGAGAATTGCATAAATGAAGTATTTTTTAATCAGGTGGGAGGTCCAGTAGCAATATATGCGTCATCAACCACTGATTATCCGAGTATTTCACGATTTATAGTACAAGAATATATGGATTTACAGTTTATTGACGATGAACATACTATGGGATTTATCACTAATGAAGCCTGGAATTTATATGACAATCTATTTTCAATATATTTATACAAGTTAATATTTTTAGGTCATACATTATTCGGAGATCCAAGTATGGATGTATGGTCTGCTGAAGCCAAGCAACTTGTTCTTAGTAAAAATATCAGAGTATCTCCTGAAAGTCTATGGCCTGAATTTGAAGTTTTTGACACTCAGGGTAATCCTGTTGAAGCGCTTGTAAGTGTAATTGATGATGTAGGAGTGCTCCAGGGAAGAGGGATGTCACCTTTTCAATATAATGGCACAGTTGGTAATGACTGGGTAATATCAGCCAACAAGGCAAATTACGTTCATGATATAAGGGAATACAGTTATTTGAAGACTAATGATACGGTACCTTATTCGATGGGATTCGAGGACGGGCTGGATAAGAATTGGAGAGTGGAATCTGATTTGCCTTATGGCAGAATTTTAGTTACTTCCGAGAATTCACCCCATAGTGGAAATATGCATTTGACCATGGACACAAATACAAACTATGAATATGCACACAATAGTGCTGATTTACATCTAAATCTGACAGGAGAAGACAGACTAATGCTTGATTTCTGGTGGAAGGAATTTTATGATGAAGATAATGATTATGATGGCGTGTTCATATCAGATGACAATGGAGATAACTTCACCAAAATTTATTCACTAATAAATGGCATTGGCTGGGAAAATATAATGATCGATCTGGATGCAGCAATATACACGGCAAGATTGGAATATAATAATAACTTTATTATCAGATTCCAGCAGTATGATAATTTTCCAATTAGTAGCGATGGATTTGCTTTTGATGATATTCAAGTCTATTCAATGTATGCTGATCTTCCCTATAGTACGGGTTTTGAATCAGGCTTGGATGGTTACTGGGATACTGAATCGAGTAATGCACATGGTTATATTGAAGTCACCTCTGAAAATATGTATCCTCATGGAGGTCAAGAAGCTCTTGTTATGGCAGGTGATGGAAGTGGAACTTATGTGTATAACAGGGCATTTTTATATTTGAACCTGGAGAATGAAACTGATGTAGAACTTGATTTCTGGTGGAATGATTACAATGATGAATATCAGGCTGGAGATGGAATATACTTATCTAAGAATGGTGGAATGAATTTTGTAAAAGTACACAATCTTAATGGAGAAACTCATGCTAATAAAGTGTGGACAAATATTGTGCTGGATATATCAGCTATTGCAGCCAATCTTACATGGGATTTAAATTCACATTATGTGATTAAATTTCAGCATTACGATAATGAGATCATCAATGAAGATGGATTTGCCTTTGATGATATTCAAGTGTATTCATCAGCAAGAGAAAAATCTGAAGAAAATTTTGGGAATGCAGTGACAAGTTTAAAAAGCTATCCTAATCCATTTAATCCTCAAACAACCCTTTCATTTAATTTGAATGAAAACACTGAAATAAATCTCAGTGTTTATAATATCAAAGGGCAATTGGTCAGGGAATTGATCAATGAACATCTTGAAGAGGGCAATCATTCAGTAATCTGGGATGGCCGTAATGCTTCAGGTAAAACAACAAGCACGGGAATATATTTTGCCAGATTGAAAGCCCGCAATCTTGATATTACCAAGAAAATCATATTAATCAAATAAAACAATTTAAACTGGAGGATAAAGTGAAGAAAAAAATATTGGCAATGTTATTGTTGTTACCGTTATTTTTAAGTGCAATTACCAATCAGTTTCAAGTAGAAACTACTGTTGAAAAGACTATCCTGAGAATGCCTTTATATAATTCAGAAGCGGATTCAGTATATCATCAGGTTCTGCCTGTGATAGACGGATGTGGATATAGTATAGATAATTCCATGAATTGTTCAGCAGCATTAAGCTCAGTTATGAAAATGCGGGATATGGAATTTACTGTACTAACTGTAGAACCTGAATTGGGATTAGTAAGTGGCGATACTATAAGTGTAGAATTAAGCGGCAGTAGCGAAGAGGGGATAACGTTTAATAACCCGGCAGGTTCATTTCTGAAGATGTATATCAGTATGTTTCCCGAAATGGCAGAACGTGAGAACTGGCGTGATGTAGAACCAGCCCAGCCAAGTATTCTATATATATATCCTGATGATGCGAATGTATTGATTAATCTAAACTATCTTGTAGAATGGAAAAAACAGAAGGGATATCTAGTAACTGTTGCTACTACAACCGAGACCGGAACAACCACGACCTCCATCAAGAATTATATCCAGAATGCTTACGATACCTGGGATGTGCCACCAGAGTATATTTGCCTGGTTGGAGATGCTAATGGCGATTACGCGATTCCCACCAACTTTTACTCACCCTTGAATGGCAATGGATCTGGAGAAGGAGACCATCAATACACTCTGCTGGCAGGTGATGACGCTATCAGCGATGTTCATATTGGGAGATTATCTTTTAGCAGTGAAGAGGAATTGCAAATAATAGTATTCAAAACAAAAAAATATGAAAAAGAGCCATTTATAAACGATCTAAGCTGGTATAATCAAGTTCTATTAACTGGAGATCCAACTGATTCTGGCTTATCTTGTATTTATACCTGTGTAAACATCAAAGAATTGATAAATAATAATCATCCTGAATATAGCTTTTTTGAAGTGTATGACGGCTCATTCGTACAACAAATGGAATCCTATATTAATGGAGGAGTTAGCTTTTTCACCTACCGAGGATATAATAACATGAGTGGTTGGCAAGTTGCAACTGCGTGTACTTTATCTAATGGCTATATGATGCCTTTTGTAGTTATACCTACTTGTGATACTGGAAGTTTTTTTGATGACAATAATTGCCGTAGTGAATCATTCCTTCGAGCCGGATCTAACACACTTCCGCAAGGAGGAATCGGAGCTATAGGGACAGCAACAACTGAGACAAATACTTGTTTCAATAACTGTTTTGCTCAGGGAGTTGCTTATGGATTATATGCAGAGGATTTAAAAACTATGGGAGCTGCACATACAAGAGGAAAAGTTTCATTGTGGGAGGGTTATCCTGACAATCCAGATAATCAAACTGAAAAATTTAATTGCTGGAATAACTTGATGGGTGACCCTTCTGTAGAAATCTGGATTGGTGAACCACTAAATCTTGTGGTTGAAAGCGAAGTGGATTACTCAAGTAATCAAAATGGTATAATAATTTGTGCGGAAAACGACAATAACTACCCAGTAGAAGGTTTATATGCATGTCTTTATAATGAGCCCAATGATGAACAATATTTTTGTTTCACTGATGAAAACGGAAATGCTTTTTTTGATATTTCAGGATGTACATCTAATTTATTTAAACTGACGGTTAGCGGTAAAAATTATAATCCGGTACAGAGTGATATACATCTGGTAAACCAGGAACTGGAAATAACTAATCTGACCTTTGCTAACATAGGCAATAATGAAAGTTTTGAACCAGGAGAAGAAGGAGAATTAACCTTTAATCTGTTTAATGATAGCGATGATGATATTTCACAGGTTGAAGTAACTATAGCGAGTATTTCAGATGAAATAACAATTGAAAATGGGGAAATAACGAACGTTACGATTCCAGCGCAGCAATCAGTTCTTCTTGATGATATTATCATAAATTACCTGGGGGGGGCAGATATATCTGATTGTAGTATAAGTATCAGTATAGAATCCCTGGAATGTTCATACACAGACTCATATATTGTACCACTAACATTTCTGGAATTATCGTTATATAGTTGTGTAATTAATAATAATAATGATCCCGAACCCGGAGAAATAGTAGATTTTGATTTTGCAATAGAAAATACAGGTGATTATGAGATTAATGATATAGCTCTGGAACTAACCTGCAATAGTAACTTAATAACTATTTCACCAAGCTCTTGTGACCCGATAGATCTGGACCCACAGGAA contains:
- a CDS encoding C25 family cysteine peptidase, which produces MTKVRINRNEFLVLICMIMFTLLSYDLLCVDTLGNQDVIIPEKYSADAETIITAMENTKHEDSHQELRDNRLLSPELVIITTDALETDFEEFAELKTEEGIVTEIFTLTTTGTTSTAIRSWLETRKTTYASLQYVIIGGSIDLVPAHQIVYDHAGSTISASTDFYYSNVLSAWPQNDDIMAIVTDIDLYVGRLPVRNSDEVENFITKYRNYRTNYIDNTDRMSFISTNVPRDASYDLYDSYVSDIMTHTGANIVNEFLLCEDLVDIVNGAATEVVNVLQDRDYSFLYGVWHGVDQFTILDSEFDHNDSAYLQGFGPHMQSLSINTNRVEEGSCEYGEEINGEWQYFYTISDECYLQLEDVLPETYGNTYVTWIASCRTMDLNYVSFSQDCARDEQDEIICNLDENGWSDYWVNTAPVTVYNDENCINEVFFNQVGGPVAIYASSTTDYPSISRFIVQEYMDLQFIDDEHTMGFITNEAWNLYDNLFSIYLYKLIFLGHTLFGDPSMDVWSAEAKQLVLSKNIRVSPESLWPEFEVFDTQGNPVEALVSVIDDVGVLQGRGMSPFQYNGTVGNDWVISANKANYVHDIREYSYLKTNDTVPYSMGFEDGLDKNWRVESDLPYGRILVTSENSPHSGNMHLTMDTNTNYEYAHNSADLHLNLTGEDRLMLDFWWKEFYDEDNDYDGVFISDDNGDNFTKIYSLINGIGWENIMIDLDAAIYTARLEYNNNFIIRFQQYDNFPISSDGFAFDDIQVYSMYADLPYSTGFESGLDGYWDTESSNAHGYIEVTSENMYPHGGQEALVMAGDGSGTYVYNRAFLYLNLENETDVELDFWWNDYNDEYQAGDGIYLSKNGGMNFVKVHNLNGETHANKVWTNIVLDISAIAANLTWDLNSHYVIKFQHYDNEIINEDGFAFDDIQVYSSAREKSEENFGNAVTSLKSYPNPFNPQTTLSFNLNENTEINLSVYNIKGQLVRELINEHLEEGNHSVIWDGRNASGKTTSTGIYFARLKARNLDITKKIILIK